Proteins encoded within one genomic window of Parolsenella massiliensis:
- a CDS encoding MarR family winged helix-turn-helix transcriptional regulator, with translation MNERLAVGEGYSLVDTHMALLRAFQAQKALLRPYGSKLGLASGQPRIISYLAAHEHATQREMAEFFGMDPASVSRMLDALERGGFVTCEENPSDRRTKRMVLTEAGRAVVRPWDERCAHIDEVMLAGFSDKEREQFASLLERARQNLTACRESEASRRA, from the coding sequence GTGAACGAGAGGCTTGCGGTGGGCGAGGGGTACTCCCTCGTCGATACGCACATGGCGCTTCTGAGGGCGTTCCAGGCGCAGAAGGCGCTGCTCAGGCCCTATGGATCTAAGCTTGGCCTGGCGTCTGGCCAGCCCAGGATCATCTCGTACCTGGCGGCGCACGAGCACGCCACGCAGCGCGAGATGGCCGAGTTCTTTGGCATGGACCCGGCATCGGTCTCGCGGATGCTCGACGCGCTCGAGCGTGGCGGCTTCGTGACGTGCGAGGAGAACCCGAGTGACCGGCGCACGAAGCGCATGGTCCTCACCGAGGCGGGCCGCGCCGTGGTGAGGCCGTGGGACGAGCGCTGCGCCCACATCGACGAGGTGATGCTCGCGGGCTTCTCGGACAAGGAACGCGAGCAGTTCGCGAGCCTTCTCGAGCGCGCGAGGCAAAACCTTACGGCCTGCCGTGAGAGCGAGGCGAGCCGTCGTGCGTGA
- the murQ gene encoding N-acetylmuramic acid 6-phosphate etherase, whose translation MLDLTKLTTEQRNPKTMELDSFSPIEIARVMNEENTNVIKAIDEVLPQVASAIEWAGEALNAGGRIIYMGAGTSGRLGVLDAVECPPTFGVSYDTVVGLIAGGEGAFVKAAEGAEDNAEAGAADLAALELESRDIVIGIAASGRTPYVIGGLRYANEAGCRTVAIACNKNSAVGAEAQLAIEPVTGPEVLTGSTRLKAGTAQKLVLNMISTGSMVAAGKVYQNLMVDVKQSNEKLRVRAQNIVMMATECTREQAAEALEACHHHVKGAIAMLLLDCDATAAETALDEAHGHVRAAVEAHKA comes from the coding sequence ATGCTTGACCTCACCAAGCTCACGACCGAGCAGCGCAACCCCAAGACGATGGAGCTCGACTCCTTCTCCCCCATCGAGATCGCGCGCGTCATGAACGAGGAGAACACCAACGTCATCAAGGCCATCGACGAGGTGCTGCCCCAGGTGGCCAGCGCCATCGAGTGGGCCGGCGAGGCGCTCAACGCCGGCGGCCGCATTATCTACATGGGAGCCGGTACCTCGGGGCGCCTCGGCGTGCTCGACGCCGTGGAGTGCCCGCCCACGTTCGGCGTCTCCTACGACACGGTCGTGGGCCTCATCGCCGGCGGCGAGGGCGCGTTCGTGAAGGCAGCCGAGGGTGCCGAGGACAACGCCGAGGCGGGCGCCGCAGACCTCGCCGCGCTTGAGCTCGAGAGCCGCGACATCGTCATCGGCATCGCCGCGAGCGGCCGCACCCCCTACGTCATCGGCGGCCTTCGCTACGCCAACGAGGCAGGCTGCCGCACCGTGGCCATCGCCTGCAACAAGAACTCGGCCGTGGGCGCCGAGGCCCAGCTCGCCATCGAGCCCGTCACGGGCCCCGAGGTGCTCACGGGATCCACGCGCCTCAAGGCCGGCACGGCGCAGAAGCTCGTGCTGAACATGATCTCCACCGGCTCGATGGTGGCCGCCGGCAAGGTCTACCAGAACCTCATGGTCGACGTGAAGCAGAGCAACGAGAAGCTGCGCGTCCGCGCCCAGAACATCGTCATGATGGCAACGGAGTGCACGCGCGAGCAGGCCGCCGAGGCGCTCGAGGCCTGCCACCACCACGTGAAGGGCGCCATCGCGATGCTGCTGCTGGACTGCGACGCCACCGCCGCCGAGACCGCGCTCGACGAGGCGCATGGCCACGTGCGCGCCGCCGTGGAGGCGCACAAGGCCTAG
- a CDS encoding ABC transporter ATP-binding protein, whose translation MRDLKLIARYLGPYKRDFILAAVCMVFEGTLELLIPFLTAGLIDQGIVAGDMNHVWVTGAEMLACGIVAMGFGMAFSRCSARAAMGLGANLRDAEFEAIQRYSYENLDHFDTSSLVTRMTTDVTVIQNAFMNGFRPMMRGPVMFTAGLVLASMLSVRLACVFFVMLPLLAVALVLIVRHVAPLYRVLQGVMDELNDVVQESVTAIRAVKAFVRGEWVEGRFGAVNERLTDTSTHTFGSAALNLPLFQAVMYTSDVLILALGGSMIMAGQLKVGELTGFMSYVLQITNSLMMISNVFLLMTRALTSVQRVGEVLAERPTIASPEHAIAKVPDGSIEFDHASFKYHADAEADVLHDITLKFPAGSTIGVLGGTGSGKSSLVQLLGRLYDVTGGAVLVGGHDVRSYDVTALRRAVGIALQRPVLFSGTVRENLLWGRPDATDDELLEACRVAAADEFLGRIGGLDGDLGQGGDNVSGGQRQRLCIARALVRRPRVLVLDDSTSAVDMATDARIREGLRQLTGVTKVIVAQRVASVADADQIVILDNGEVHAVGTPAELLAHDPIYQELYHTQVSEGDEE comes from the coding sequence GTGCGTGACCTCAAGCTCATCGCCCGCTACCTGGGACCCTACAAGCGTGACTTCATTCTCGCGGCCGTCTGCATGGTGTTCGAGGGCACGCTCGAGCTGCTCATCCCGTTTCTCACCGCCGGCCTCATCGACCAGGGCATCGTTGCCGGCGACATGAACCACGTGTGGGTAACCGGCGCCGAGATGCTCGCGTGCGGCATCGTGGCCATGGGCTTTGGCATGGCCTTCTCGCGCTGCAGCGCACGGGCCGCCATGGGCCTGGGCGCCAACCTACGTGACGCCGAGTTCGAGGCCATCCAGCGCTACTCCTACGAGAACCTCGACCACTTTGACACCTCGTCGCTCGTGACGCGCATGACCACCGACGTCACCGTGATCCAGAACGCGTTCATGAACGGGTTCAGGCCCATGATGCGAGGCCCCGTCATGTTCACGGCCGGCCTTGTGCTCGCGAGCATGCTGTCCGTGCGCCTGGCCTGCGTCTTCTTCGTGATGCTGCCGCTGCTCGCCGTGGCGCTCGTGCTGATCGTGAGGCACGTGGCGCCGCTGTATCGCGTGCTGCAGGGCGTCATGGACGAGCTCAACGACGTGGTGCAGGAGAGCGTCACGGCCATTCGCGCCGTCAAGGCGTTCGTGCGCGGCGAGTGGGTCGAGGGGCGCTTCGGTGCGGTGAACGAGCGGCTCACGGACACCTCGACGCACACATTTGGCTCCGCGGCGCTCAACCTGCCGCTGTTCCAGGCCGTCATGTACACGAGCGACGTGCTCATCTTGGCGCTTGGCGGCTCCATGATCATGGCCGGTCAGCTCAAGGTGGGCGAGCTCACGGGCTTCATGAGCTACGTGCTGCAGATCACGAACTCGCTCATGATGATCTCCAACGTCTTTCTGCTCATGACGCGCGCCCTCACGAGCGTGCAGCGCGTGGGCGAGGTCCTCGCCGAGCGGCCTACCATCGCGAGCCCCGAGCACGCGATCGCCAAGGTGCCCGACGGCTCCATCGAGTTTGACCACGCGAGCTTCAAGTACCACGCGGATGCCGAGGCAGACGTCCTGCACGACATCACGCTCAAGTTCCCGGCCGGCTCCACCATTGGCGTGCTGGGTGGCACGGGCTCGGGCAAGAGCTCGCTCGTGCAGCTTCTGGGCAGGCTCTATGACGTTACGGGCGGTGCCGTGCTCGTGGGCGGCCATGACGTGCGCAGCTATGACGTGACGGCGCTTCGCCGCGCCGTGGGCATAGCCTTGCAGCGTCCCGTCCTGTTCAGCGGCACGGTGCGCGAGAACCTCCTGTGGGGCCGCCCGGATGCCACGGACGACGAGCTTCTCGAGGCATGCCGTGTGGCCGCGGCGGACGAGTTCCTCGGCCGCATCGGCGGACTCGACGGCGACCTTGGCCAGGGCGGCGACAACGTGAGCGGCGGCCAGCGTCAGCGCCTGTGCATCGCCCGCGCGCTCGTGAGGCGCCCGCGCGTCCTTGTGCTCGACGACTCCACGAGCGCCGTGGACATGGCGACCGACGCGCGCATCCGCGAGGGCCTGCGGCAGCTCACGGGCGTCACGAAGGTGATCGTGGCCCAGCGCGTGGCCTCGGTGGCAGACGC
- the ppdK gene encoding pyruvate, phosphate dikinase, translating into MEKRIYRFGLDENGADVTEGTAHDNFTLGGKGANLAEMARIGLPVPPGFTITCQTCMDYARGNNTWPGGVLDAISEARADLERRCGKRLGDAADPLLVSVRSGAPFSMPGMMDTVLDLGLNDESVLGLAAQTSNERFAWDSYRRFIQMFSNVVMGIDSDLFEHAIDQAKAEQGVHADTELDAAALQRLAATFKQIFSEHVSAEEHPELVGAGGVAQFPQDPGVQLTLAVAAVFGSWDCDRARLYRRQNNIADDLGTAVNVQAMAFGNKGETSASGVAFTRNPATGEREFYGDYLVNAQGEDVVAGIRNTEPIEDLRHTPGLEAAGEQLERIFGILEQHYRDMMDIEFTIEQGKLYMLQTRVGKRTAAAALKIAVDLEREGLITREEALLRINPAQLDQLMHPQIAKGAERNVIAHGLNASPGAAVGGIVFSAADAVAEKDAGRDCVLVRWETTPDDLAGMMAAKGILTSHGGKTSHAAVIARGMGKPCVCGVDALRIDAARKEVAVAGTDLVLHEGDVVSIDGGTGEVMLGAVALERPGTTGDLATVLGWADDVRRLGVRANADNPADARLSLELGTEGIGLTRTEHMFLGERKAIIQRFILSNSDEERAEAADELSRAQEGDFYEILDAMDGLPVTIRLLDPPLHEFLDNPRDLAVRLAKMECEGASADEIARTRALLARIDALSEANPMLGLRGCRLGFAFPELPVLQTRAIARATVRLKREGKNPRPHIMVPLVCLNAEIREMRAIVERAIIDVEVETGVRLGEIPVGTMIELPRAAVMADRIARHADFFSFGTNDLTQTALGFSRDDVEGKVLPAYLERNIIPRNPFETVDEGVAKLVGMGCELGRAARPGISLGVCGEHGGDPDSIRTFYDLGLDYVSCSPYRVPVARLAAAQATLTSKVRPYVPVTPSRTPTRDRQPFAEQV; encoded by the coding sequence ATGGAGAAGCGGATCTATCGGTTCGGGCTCGACGAGAACGGCGCCGACGTCACGGAGGGCACGGCGCACGACAACTTCACCCTGGGCGGCAAGGGGGCCAACCTCGCCGAGATGGCGCGCATCGGCCTGCCGGTGCCCCCGGGGTTCACGATCACCTGCCAGACCTGCATGGACTACGCCCGCGGCAACAACACCTGGCCCGGGGGCGTGCTCGACGCCATCTCCGAGGCTCGCGCGGACCTCGAGCGCCGCTGCGGCAAGCGCCTGGGAGACGCAGCCGACCCGCTGCTCGTCTCCGTGCGCTCCGGCGCCCCCTTCTCCATGCCCGGCATGATGGACACGGTACTTGACCTGGGCCTCAATGACGAAAGCGTCCTGGGGCTTGCCGCGCAGACGAGCAACGAGCGCTTCGCCTGGGACAGCTACCGCCGCTTCATCCAGATGTTCTCCAACGTGGTCATGGGCATCGACTCAGACCTGTTCGAGCACGCCATCGACCAGGCCAAGGCCGAGCAGGGCGTACACGCCGACACCGAGCTTGACGCAGCAGCCCTGCAGCGGCTCGCGGCCACGTTCAAGCAGATCTTCTCCGAGCACGTGAGCGCCGAGGAGCACCCCGAGCTCGTGGGCGCAGGCGGCGTCGCGCAGTTCCCGCAGGATCCCGGCGTGCAGCTCACGCTTGCCGTGGCGGCCGTCTTTGGCTCCTGGGACTGCGACCGCGCCCGCCTCTACCGTAGGCAGAACAACATCGCCGACGACCTGGGCACCGCGGTGAACGTCCAGGCCATGGCCTTTGGCAACAAGGGCGAGACGAGCGCCTCGGGCGTGGCCTTCACGCGCAACCCCGCCACCGGCGAGCGCGAGTTCTACGGCGACTACCTCGTGAACGCCCAGGGAGAGGACGTCGTGGCCGGCATCCGCAACACCGAGCCCATCGAGGACCTGCGCCACACGCCGGGCCTGGAGGCCGCCGGCGAGCAGCTCGAGCGCATCTTCGGCATCCTCGAGCAGCACTACCGCGACATGATGGACATCGAGTTCACCATCGAGCAGGGCAAGCTCTATATGCTGCAGACGCGCGTGGGCAAGCGCACGGCCGCCGCAGCCCTCAAGATCGCCGTCGACCTGGAGCGCGAGGGCCTCATCACCCGCGAGGAGGCGCTGCTGCGCATCAACCCCGCCCAGCTCGACCAGCTCATGCACCCGCAGATCGCCAAGGGTGCCGAGAGAAACGTCATCGCCCATGGCCTCAACGCGAGTCCCGGCGCTGCCGTGGGCGGCATCGTCTTCTCGGCCGCAGACGCCGTGGCCGAGAAGGACGCCGGCCGCGACTGCGTGCTCGTGCGCTGGGAGACCACGCCCGACGACCTCGCCGGCATGATGGCCGCCAAGGGCATCCTCACGAGCCACGGCGGCAAGACGAGCCATGCCGCCGTCATCGCGCGCGGCATGGGCAAGCCCTGCGTCTGCGGCGTGGACGCCCTGCGCATCGATGCGGCCCGCAAGGAGGTGGCCGTGGCCGGCACCGACCTCGTGCTGCACGAGGGCGATGTCGTCTCCATCGACGGCGGCACGGGCGAGGTCATGCTCGGCGCCGTGGCGCTCGAGCGCCCGGGCACCACGGGCGACCTCGCGACCGTCCTTGGCTGGGCAGACGACGTGCGCCGCTTGGGCGTGCGCGCCAACGCCGACAACCCCGCAGACGCCAGGCTGTCGCTCGAGCTGGGCACCGAGGGCATCGGCCTCACGCGCACCGAGCACATGTTCCTGGGCGAGCGCAAGGCCATCATCCAGCGCTTCATCCTGTCGAACAGCGACGAGGAGCGCGCGGAGGCGGCAGACGAGCTGTCACGTGCGCAGGAGGGCGACTTCTACGAGATCCTCGACGCCATGGACGGCCTGCCCGTGACGATCCGCCTGCTTGACCCGCCGCTGCACGAGTTCCTCGACAACCCCCGCGACCTGGCCGTTCGCCTCGCCAAGATGGAGTGCGAGGGAGCAAGTGCCGATGAGATCGCACGCACCCGGGCCCTTCTCGCGCGCATCGACGCGCTGTCCGAGGCAAACCCGATGCTGGGCCTTCGCGGCTGCCGCCTGGGCTTTGCCTTCCCCGAGCTGCCCGTGCTGCAGACGCGCGCCATCGCCCGCGCCACGGTGCGCCTCAAGCGCGAGGGCAAGAACCCCCGTCCGCACATCATGGTGCCTCTCGTGTGCCTCAACGCAGAGATTCGCGAGATGCGCGCTATCGTGGAGCGCGCCATCATCGACGTCGAGGTCGAGACGGGCGTGCGCCTGGGCGAGATTCCCGTGGGTACCATGATCGAGCTGCCGCGCGCCGCCGTCATGGCCGACCGCATCGCCCGCCACGCGGACTTCTTCAGCTTTGGCACGAACGACCTCACGCAGACGGCGCTGGGCTTCTCGCGCGACGACGTCGAGGGCAAGGTGCTGCCCGCCTACCTCGAGCGCAACATCATCCCGAGGAACCCCTTCGAGACGGTCGACGAGGGCGTTGCCAAGCTCGTGGGCATGGGCTGCGAGCTCGGGCGTGCCGCGAGGCCCGGCATCTCGCTGGGCGTGTGTGGCGAGCACGGCGGCGACCCCGACTCCATCCGCACGTTCTATGACCTGGGGCTCGACTACGTGAGCTGCTCGCCCTACCGCGTGCCCGTGGCCAGGCTCGCCGCGGCGCAGGCCACGCTCACGAGCAAGGTACGCCCCTACGTGCCCGTGACGCCGAGCCGCACGCCCACCCGCGACCGCCAGCCCTTCGCCGAGCAGGTCTAG
- a CDS encoding MalY/PatB family protein — MKYDFTSHMERHGKDAIAVDGLGTGFAPDAPAEGFDGIPMWVADMNFPTCPTITDAIIERAKHPAFGYFAPSDAYFGSIIDWHEKRNGVTGLTRECIGYENGVLGGVVSTLASFMEPGDKVLLHSPTYIGFTMSLKNNGFDIVHSPLKIDEDGVWRMDFEDMEKKLAENNIHAVVFCSPHNPCGRVWERWEIERAMELFKKYDCVVVSDEIWSDLILPGHKHVPTQSVSDDARQRTVAVYAPSKTFNLAGLVGSYHIIYNKYLRDRVCARSSKCHYNEMNVLSMHALVGAYKPEGHEWVDELCEVLGANVDWACGYIDEHFDGVTVQKPQGTYMLFVDCTDWCAKHGHDIEWVEKACWRVGVDVQDGRMFHGPCHLRMNLALPLDRVKEAFSRLDRYVFNAA, encoded by the coding sequence ATGAAGTACGACTTCACCAGCCACATGGAGCGCCACGGCAAGGACGCCATCGCCGTGGACGGCCTGGGCACGGGCTTTGCGCCCGACGCCCCCGCCGAGGGGTTCGACGGCATCCCCATGTGGGTCGCCGACATGAACTTCCCCACGTGCCCCACGATTACCGACGCCATCATCGAGCGCGCCAAGCACCCCGCGTTTGGCTACTTTGCCCCCAGCGACGCGTACTTTGGCTCCATCATCGACTGGCACGAGAAGAGAAACGGCGTCACGGGACTCACCCGCGAGTGCATCGGCTACGAGAACGGCGTGCTGGGAGGCGTGGTCTCCACGCTCGCGAGCTTCATGGAGCCGGGTGACAAGGTGCTGCTGCACAGCCCCACCTACATCGGCTTCACGATGAGCCTCAAGAACAACGGGTTCGACATCGTGCACTCGCCCCTCAAGATCGATGAGGACGGCGTGTGGCGCATGGACTTCGAGGACATGGAGAAGAAGCTCGCCGAGAACAACATCCACGCCGTCGTCTTCTGCTCCCCTCACAACCCCTGCGGTCGCGTCTGGGAGCGCTGGGAGATCGAGCGCGCGATGGAGCTCTTCAAGAAATATGACTGCGTCGTCGTCTCCGACGAGATTTGGAGCGACCTCATCCTGCCGGGTCACAAGCACGTGCCCACGCAGAGCGTCTCCGATGACGCCCGCCAGCGCACCGTGGCCGTCTATGCGCCCAGCAAGACGTTCAACCTTGCCGGCTTGGTGGGGTCCTACCACATCATCTACAACAAGTACCTGCGCGATCGCGTCTGCGCCCGCAGCTCCAAGTGCCACTACAACGAGATGAACGTGCTGTCCATGCACGCGCTCGTAGGCGCCTACAAGCCTGAGGGCCACGAGTGGGTCGACGAGCTGTGCGAGGTCCTGGGCGCAAACGTCGACTGGGCGTGCGGCTACATCGACGAGCACTTCGACGGCGTGACGGTCCAGAAGCCCCAGGGTACCTACATGCTGTTCGTGGACTGCACCGACTGGTGCGCCAAGCACGGCCACGACATCGAGTGGGTCGAGAAGGCCTGCTGGCGCGTGGGCGTCGACGTCCAGGACGGCCGCATGTTCCACGGTCCCTGCCACCTGCGCATGAACCTGGCCCTGCCGCTCGACCGCGTCAAGGAGGCCTTCTCGCGCCTGGACCGCTACGTCTTCAACGCCGCGTGA
- a CDS encoding Nif3-like dinuclear metal center hexameric protein: MLISEVIANVKAYCGQTWDGPIYDDTTRDQVLYGPVDVACTGIVTTCFASADVIRQAHARGANLIICHEALFWNHGDHTCWLANNKTFAAKRALLDECGITVWRLHDHIHSGAPENGRLVDSIFMGLADKLGWRDYVTGNPDRPMNFTIPETTAGELARFLVARLGLNGTRIVGDADARVRTVKVPMHLIGQFDNETTAAMDAGVDCLVTMEATDFTTSEYVRDSAQLGLGKAMICIGHFNVEEPGMEYMLRWLPEASGADVPMSFVASGDPWTYVTA; this comes from the coding sequence ATGCTCATCAGCGAGGTCATTGCCAACGTCAAGGCGTACTGCGGCCAGACCTGGGACGGTCCGATCTACGACGACACCACGCGCGACCAGGTGCTCTACGGTCCCGTTGACGTGGCATGCACGGGCATCGTGACCACGTGCTTTGCCTCGGCAGACGTCATACGGCAGGCGCACGCGCGCGGGGCGAACCTCATCATCTGCCACGAGGCGCTGTTCTGGAACCACGGCGACCACACGTGCTGGCTCGCGAACAACAAGACGTTTGCGGCCAAGCGGGCCCTGCTCGACGAGTGCGGCATCACGGTGTGGCGCCTGCACGACCACATCCACTCCGGTGCGCCCGAGAACGGCCGCCTCGTGGACAGCATCTTCATGGGCCTTGCCGACAAGCTCGGCTGGCGCGACTACGTCACCGGCAACCCCGACCGCCCCATGAACTTCACGATCCCCGAGACCACCGCCGGCGAGCTCGCGCGCTTCCTTGTGGCGCGCCTGGGGCTCAACGGCACGCGCATCGTGGGCGATGCGGACGCGCGCGTGCGCACGGTGAAGGTGCCGATGCACCTCATCGGGCAGTTCGACAACGAGACGACGGCGGCCATGGACGCGGGCGTGGACTGCCTCGTGACCATGGAAGCCACCGACTTCACGACCTCTGAGTACGTGCGCGACTCGGCGCAGCTGGGCCTGGGCAAGGCCATGATCTGCATCGGCCACTTCAACGTGGAGGAGCCGGGCATGGAGTACATGCTGCGCTGGCTGCCCGAGGCAAGCGGCGCCGACGTGCCGATGTCGTTCGTTGCCTCCGGCGACCCCTGGACCTACGTGACGGCCTAG